The proteins below come from a single Aegilops tauschii subsp. strangulata cultivar AL8/78 chromosome 6, Aet v6.0, whole genome shotgun sequence genomic window:
- the LOC109772385 gene encoding pathogenesis-related protein PR-1 encodes MPPPRRCVPVMAAALLVLAAVILLAADGADAARGHRKAGGGISQQAWRFLASHNAVRRAVGVRALAWDGGLERYARDYARARARAGCALVHSHGRYGENLFRGSGVGGGGGWTPEAVVAAWVVKERAMYDARYNACRGARGACGHYTQIVWRKTTRVGCATAICAGGRGTFAACAYDPPGNYAGVRPY; translated from the coding sequence AtgccgcctcctcgccgctgCGTCCCCGTCATGGCCGCCGCGCTCCTCGTCCTCGCGGCCGTCATCCTCCTCGCGGCCGACGGAGCCGACGCCGCGCGGGGCCACAGGAAGGCCGGCGGCGGCATCAGCCAGCAGGCGTGGCGGTTCCTGGCGTCCCACAACGCGGTGCGCCGCGCGGTGGGCGTGCGCGCGCTGGCGTGGGACGGCGGGCTGGAGCGGTACGCGCGAGACTACGCGAGGGCGCGCGCGCGCGCCGGGTGCGCGCTCGTGCACTCTCACGGGCGGTACGGCGAGAACCTGTTCCGCGGCAGCGGcgtggggggcggcggcgggtggacgcccgaggcggtggtggcggcgtGGGTGGTGAAGGAGCGGGCCATGTACGACGCCCGGTACAACGCCTGCCGGGGCGCCCGTGGCGCGTGCGGGCACTACACGCAGATCGTGTGGCGGAAGACCACCAGGGTCGGCTGCGCCACGGCGATCTGCGCCGGCGGCCGCGGCACCTTCGCGGCCTGCGCGTACGACCCGCCCGGCAACTACGCCGGCGTGAGGCCGTACTAG